From the Paenibacillus tianjinensis genome, the window CGACGAAGATTAGCTGGAACCAGTATAACCGCATGCCGCATGATACTTTCACTTGGAGAGGAATCGACGGCAGTGAAGTACTGACCCATTTCATAACTACGCCTGAAGGGCCGGGCTCCAGCGCCTCGTATTATACCTACAACGGCGTGATTGAACCATTTTCTGTACAGGGAATCTGGGATCAGTACAGGGATAAGAACCTGAACCGCGAGCTGCTGCTGTCCTACGGGTACGGTGACGGGGGCGGGGGTGTGAACCGTGAAATGCTGGAAATGCGCCGCCGGCTCGAACGTTTGCCTGGCATCCCTACCCTTAAGACCGGCCGGGCTGATGAGTATTTCGAAAGTCTAAAGAAAACGGTGAAGAACACTGACCAGTATGTCCACACCTGGGATGGTGAGCTTTATCTGGAATACCACAGAGGCACATATACAAGCCAGGCATACAACAAACGTATGAACCGCAAGCTGGAACTGTTGTACCGGGAGGCCGAATGGCTGCAGGTTCTGCTGGCTGCCGAATCAGGCAGCTTCCTGCAGTATCCGGCAGAGGAGTTGCTTGAGGGCTGGAAGATTATCCTGCGCAATCAGTTCCATGATATTATTCCCGGCTCCTCCATCCGGGAGGTATATGAGGATTCAAGGCTTGAATATATGGAAGCAGAGAAGATAGGCACACAAGCTGCAGATGACGCCGCGGCCGCGCTTATCTCCATATCCGGCTCAGCCATCGAAACAGGTTACACCGTGCTTAATGGAGCTTTCTTTAACCGGGCAGGTCTGCTCAGCCTGACTTGCACCGATCCTCAGGAACTGGTGTGGAGAGATGCAGATGGGCATGTGCTGCGCTCGCAGCGCCTCAATGGTGAATGGCTGATTGAGGTACCCGCAATTCCTATGATGGGAACGGCAGTAATTACGACTGAAGCGGCTGCTTCAATAAGGGCGGCAACACCATTTACATGGGAGGATTCGCGGCTGACGACGCCTTTCTATATTCTGGAATGGAACTCGTCCGGGCAGCTGGTACGGATTTACGACCGTACAGCCAGCCGGGAGGTGTTAGCGCCGGATGAATGCGGCAATGTCCTGCAGGTGTTCGAGGATAAACCGAAAAATTACGATGCCTGGGATATTGATCTGTATTATCAGGAGAAACAGCGGGAAATCACTGATTTGCAGACTATAGAATTGACCGAAAACGGACCGCTCGCTGCCATTCTGCAGTTAAAGTGGCAATACTTGGATTCCTGTATTATTCAAAGAGTGAAAGTGTATGCGGTTAGCCGCCGTATTGACTTCGAGACGATGGTCGACTGGCATGAACAGCATCAGCTGCTGAAAGTAGCCTTCCCGGTTGCCGTGCGGGCGACGGAAGCCACATACGATATTCAGTTCGGCAACGTGAAGCGCCCGACCCACTGGAATACAAGCTGGGATTATGCCCGGTTCGAAAGTGTAGGTCATCAATGGGCTGATCTATCCGAACGGGGTTATGGGGTGAGTCTGCTGAACGACTGTAAATACGGTTACGACATCAAGGATCATGTTATGCGGCTGTCGCTGATCAAATCAGCTACCGAGCCGGACTGGCAGGCGGATCAAGGCGAGCACCAATTCACCTATGCGCTGCTGCCGCATATAGGAGACTGGGTCGCAGGCCAGACAGCCGAGGAGGCATGGGCACTGAATAATCCGCTTAGAGCGGTAAAGGGTTCATACTCCGCAGGAGCCGGCAAATCACTGATCCGAACAGATGCCCCAGGTATCGCGATTGACGCTGTTAAGCTGGCTGAGCAGGGAGACGGCTTTATCGTCCGGCTGCATGAATATACGGGCAGCCGCAGCACTGTGTTGTTGGGAAGTGATTATACTGTGCATTCCTGGCAGGCTTGCGACTTAATGGAACGTCCGCTGGAAGAGGCGGTAGTCGGCTGGGAAATGACCCGCGAATTTAAACCATATGAAATCAGCACCTTCCTGGTTAAGCTAAAAGAATAAGCTGTTAAAGAATTAGTTTCGGATATAAAAAGAGCAGAGATCTTCCCCGTAAAGGGATCATCTCTGCTCTTTTAACATGTGCTTTTTCCCGGAATGGCTATTCATTCCCTTCCCATTCATGCAGCACCATGATGGCTGCGCCAGTAGCTACGGCCTCATCCGTAAGCATTCCATGCGAGAATACCGGACTGTATTCCGGGTAATGGTAGATATTTGATTTTGCAGTCTCCAGTGCAATATTGAAGACCAGGGGATCAGCGCTCACAAGCGGGCCGCCCAGAATTACGTATTCAGGATGGAAGGTATTGATCAAATTGGCCAGCCCAATTCCCAGATAGCGGGCCGTTTCAGCAAATTGCTCTTTAACGAGAAGATCTCCCTGTGAAAGGGCGTCAACCAGTGTTGCAAAATTAACATGGTCAGGCGAAAAGGGAGACAGCAGGCTGCTGCGCCCGGACTTAAGCTGGGCACGAACACGGTCAACCAGGGATGGCACTGATACAAAAGCTTCCAGCGCTCCATAGTTCCCTATCCCCCGGAGTCTTGGCCCGCCGGTCTGGATGATCATCTGGCCGACCGCCCCTTCCGTATCCACCGCTCCCCGGATGAGCTTACCGCCGGACATCATAGCTGAGCGGATATTGATCCCTGCATGTACATAAAGGGCATGCTCAATATTATCATTTCGGAGCGCCCAATGTTCACCGATTAATGCGGTATTTGCGCCATTATCCAGTTTGGCCGGAATGCCCAGCCTTGCCGTAAGCATGTCGCAGATCGGAACGTTCTTCCAGTGAGGAGAGGGGAATAGCTCCGGTTCAAGAATGACCCCTTTCCTGCGGTCCAGAGGACCGACCGCACCAATCCCTATGCCGAGGACTTGATCCGCAGAGATCCCTTCCTTCGCAAGAAAGTCAGCGGCAGCATTTTCAACATAATCAGTCAAACGCTCAGGTGTCATCTGCGCATCCATTTCCCAGCGGATCACAGATAATGTATTAAGATGCAGATCATAGAGGCCGAGTTTAGAATAAATGCGTGATATTTCAAGTCCCAGCAGGTAGCGGTATCTCGGACGGGTCTGGAACAACACGGGCTTTCTTCCGCCGGTAGAGCTTCCTAGTCCGGAGGCGATAATCAGACCTTGTGAAGTCATTTCTTCAAGCAAGCGTGTCATGCTGCTGCTGGCTAATGCAAAATGATGCAGCAGATCGGCTTTGGAAACGGTCCCGAGATAGGAAATCCGGTCGTATACCTGTTTTTTTATCGAAGGAGTGGTATGAGTAATCATATGTATGCTCTCCATTTCCAAGTTAAAGAGTCGGGTTATTTTTCAAGTATACCGGGACACTCCCTTTATTTCCAGTTTTATATCATGTGGGTCTTCGAGACGCCGTATTAGCAGGAAACCGCTGCAGACCCTTTAATAGGGCGTGCAGCCGTTTTTACGTATAGGGGGCGAGTAGACAATTTTCAGCTTTTGTGATAAAAATGCAGTACAATTGAACCGTTGTAAGCTGCACCATATGCATACATACAATTATGATGAACAAAGAAGGGTGCTCCTGGATGACAAATGATACCAAGAATCCTAAAGTTGAGTTTTTTTTCAGTAAAGCCGATAAGTGGAGTGAAGAATTTGCGAAGCTGAGAATGATTATGCTTGACTGTCAGCTGACCGAAGAACTGAAGTGGGGTGTACCTTGCTACACCTTTCAGAATGGAAACATTCTGTTAATTCATGGATTTAAGGAATATTGTGCGGTTCTATTTGTAAAAGGGGCTTTGCTGCGTGATGTCCACGGGATTCTAACTCAGCAAACTAAGAATGTACAGGGATCACGTCAGATCCGGTTCACGAGTGTTACAGAAATAACGGAGCTGGAGCCCATGTTGAAAGACTATATTTACGAGGCGATAGAAGTAGAAACCGCCGGGCTGAAAGTGGAGTTTAAGACTACAGAATCCGATATCCCTGAAGAACTTCAGTCCAGGTTTGCTGAACTCCCTGGCTTTCAGGCTGCTTTTGAAGCATTAACACCCGGCCGGCAACGGGCATATATTCTTTATTTCACAGCTCCTAAACAATCCAAAACGCGGGCAGCAAGGGTCGAAAAATATACACCGCATATTCTGGATGGAAAAGGATTAAATGATTAAATCGTCTTTGGGGGTGGGGTTAGCTCCCCCCCGCAAATGGATTCCAATGGTGGATGTTCTCCACTTCAATGAACCGGCTGGCTATGAGCATTTGATGCGGAAATTAATAGAAACTGCACACAATTGTAAACGCTTCAATTCCATTTGCGAAAGGGTGTCTTCTTAGGTGAATGACAAATTAAGCAATTCGAGAGTCAAAGGTTTTCTGAGAGCAGAGGACAGATCAATTGTGAACGAAGAAAGCGAAGAAATTATTCTATCCGGCTGGGGGCTCGGCAACTGGCTGCTTCCGGAAGGGTACATGTGGACGACAGACGGGAACAGCAGATTTGACAGACCCCAGAGAATCGAGGCTGTTATCCGTGAATTAACCGGTTCGAAATATTCCGAGCAATTTTGGAACGCATTCAGAAATAACTATATCACCAGAGAAGATATCAGGATAATGGCTGAGCAGGGATATAACTCGATCCGGATTCCGTTCAACTGGCGTATTTTAATGGAGAATGAGCCGGGAATCGCGTGGAAGGAAGAAGGCTTTCAGCTGATTGACCGCTGCTTGGACTGGTGCGAGGAATTTAAGCTCTATGCCTTTTTGGATTTGCATGGTGCGCCGGGCGGGCAGACGGGTCAGAACATCGACGACTCTATCGATGATGTGCCGAGGCTGTTTATAGATGAAGACAGCTGGAATAAGGGGATCGCCCTTTGGAAGCAGCTTGCAGACCGGTACAAGGACCGCTGGATTGTCGGCGGATACGACCTGCTTAACGAACCGATCAAAACACCTGGACCAGGGAAAGACTTTGAATATTTAGTCCCTAAGCTTGTGCGGTTTTATGAAGAAGCCATTGCAGCGATCCGGACCGTGGATAAGAAGCATATGCTATCGATTGAAGGCCATCACTGGGCAACAGACACCAGCATTTTCTTCAAAAAATATGATGACAACATGGTTGTGCATTTTCACAGATATGCCTGCTACCCGGAGATCAGCTCTTTTTATGAATTCCTGGAAGTATCCGAAAGGCTGAATGCACCTCTGTGGTTAGGGGAAACAGGTGAGAATCTCAATGAATGGTACACAGCGCTCTATCCGCTCGCCGCGGAATTGAATATTGGGTATAATCTTTGGCCGTGGAAAAAAATGGACACCAAGAATTCGCCATACTCGGTTAACCTGCCTGAGGGTTGGGACCAAATCATGGAGTATACCAGAGGGGGAATCCACCCGGGTTACGAACAGGCCTGCCGCATCTTCGATCAATATCTGGAGAACATGAAGATCGGAAACTGCAGGTATAATGCTGAAGTTACAAATGCGGTGTTTCGAATTCCGGGATGTTCCGTCCGGGCGACAGACTTCGATGAGCTTCCGGGGAAAGGGGTGGCCTATAGCGGCTTGCGTACGGAAGGAAATCATTATAATTACCGTTCCCGGACAGGGATGCGTATTGTGGAGGACAGCAAATTGGAAGGTCTTCAGAAACGGTTCTTCTTCGACATTTTGTGGGACCGGTTTGTCCTTGAGCTGCAAGGCGGGGAATTCGCTGTATATACGATAAACGATACAACAGAGGACAGCAGTCTCTCATTTGTATATAGTGCTGATCAGCCCGTCTCAGTAACGGTGCTCCAGGATGAACGGGTGTTGGTTACGCTGGATCTGCTTTCTAGTGGAACCAAACAAACCATAGCTCCGGTTTCTTTATCCAGCGCTAGTACATCGAAGATCAAAATTAGGGTCGATTCTGGCTGTATGTTACTAGAAAAAATAATTTTTCATTAAAGGCACTTTTGTTTGTCTTAAGATCACAAATGTGAAAACAGTAGATAAACTGCTACAATAATTAATGAGCCCCCCATTATAATGTTAAAAGTCCTCATGCCGTTTTTCACCTTCGTGAGGAATTGCAACTTGGATCCCAGCAGGGCCCAGGCAGCAAGTGACAGATAACATATGAAGAAATAAATACTTACAAAAATAACAAGCAATGAAAGCGATGAATTTAAACCAAACGAAGTTACACCGGAAAGACAAGCAATCCAAGCCTTGGGATTAAGCCATTGCATAAAAAAACCATGACGATAACGCGGCAGCTGTTCCTCCTTGTATTCAATTTCCGGACGGGATACCATAATTTTATAGCCTATATAACTCATATATCCTGTCCCAGCATACCTTAGAATTTCGTAAAAGACAGGAGCTTGTGCTACTAAATTGGATATCCCTAAACCAACAGCAGACAGTAAAAACGTAAATCCAATGGTTGCTCCAGATACTAAAGGAAACGAGCGCTTGAAGCCATAATTAACTCCAGCTGCAAGAATCGTCATGTTCACCGGGCCTGGGGAAATGGACATGGATAATGAGAATAAGCACATTGCAAGCAAAACTGTCATGAATACACACTCCTCTTACAGTCTTTCTGGAGTTACTATAGTCTATCAAACAACAAACCGTCCAATTTCAAGTTCTGATGGGATCGATCAGAAAAATGGATGGTTCAGACAAATATTTCAAAGGAGGACTGGTACATTGGAGCTATATCAATTGAAAACTTTTATTAAAATAGCCCAAACAGGCAACTTAACCGAGGCTGCAGCACAGCTAAATACGAGTCAGCCGGCAGTGAGTGCCCACCTCAAATCCTTAGAGAAGGAAGTAGGGTTCGCTCTCTTTCACAGATCGTCCAAGGGAATGACAATTACTGAAAAAGGCTCACAGCTGATTGTAGAAGCGCAAAATATACTCTCTTCCATCGATAAATTTCAACTTAAGGTGAATGAGTTAAAGGAAAATCAAGTCGATCACATTCGAATCGGGGTGAATACAGAGGGTCATATCCTTCGTATAGCGAAATTGATCAAGTACATTTCAGAATGCCTACCAGTTCCAATATAAAAGCAGGTTTTTACTATGGTAATATCGCACATCCCTCCATTAAGTCTATCAAACTGCACTCCTTCAGGATGATTGTAGTATATCCCAATAGTTGGGATGTGCCGGAAGATGGGTTGTCTCTTGAATATTTTGCGGAGAAACCGTGGATCTGGACAACACAAAACTGCCCCTTCTATAAACAGTCCATCGACTATTTCCTGCAGCAGGATATCGTTCCAGAGCGAATTATGTATGTAGATGATGAATCGTTGATTGGAAATTTGGTTCAACAGGAAATCGGTTGTTCATTACTGGCGGAACCAATAGCCATGCGGTTTGCAGAAGACAATAGGCTGAAATTATGGAAGGGCATTGATCTCCATGTAGATCTGCATTTTGGTTATGCAAAGGATAAACAAAGTGAACCAGTCCTGCTTGAAATAGGCTCAATAGTGGACAGAATCTGGAAAGAGACCTTAAGTGAGGGCTAGGCGGCGTCTTACAGCTGCTTAGCTTTTTTTGTTAATCTGCTTTCTATTGACACAAAGGTGTCTTTCTTCTCTATCGACTTAACTAACACGGTATGTTATTATGATAAACTGATAACGTGTTACCGAACTAAAGCGCGGGGCATCATATGTAATTTTACTAGGGGGATTAGAAAGATGAAGAGACGTAGATTATGGGTACTATTGGCAGCGGCGGCAATTTCAGTGGTCGCAGGCTGCTCCAATTCAGGAGGTAATGACGGCAAGCTGGTGATCGGTATAGATGATAAGTTTGCTCCAATGGGCTTCCGGGATGACAACAACGAAATTGTCGGTTTCGATATCGATTATGCGAAAGCAGCGGCGGAGAAGATGGGTAAAGAGGTAACCTTCCAGCCGATTGACTGGTCAGCCAAGGAATCCGAACTGAACAGTGGACGTATTGATATGATCTGGAACGGATATACGATCACTGACGAGCGCAAGGAAAAGGTATTATTCACCAAGCCTTATCTGGAGAACAGCCAGGTAGTAGTCGTGCTTGCGGATTCAGAGCTTGCGAAGCTGGATGATCTGGCCGGGAAAGAAATCGGACTGCAAAGTCTTTCGTCGGCTGCAGATGCGCTGGAAGCCAGCCCGCTAAAAGCAAAGATTGCCGGTGTGTCCGAATTCCCGGACAATGTTCTTGCACTGACGGATCTGAAATCCAAACGTCTGGATGGCGTGGTGATTGACGAAGTGGTGGCCAAATATTATATGTCAAAAGAAACAGATACTTACAAGCTGCTGGATGAATCTCTTGCCCCTGAGCAATACGGCATCGGCATTAAAAAAGGCAATGAGGCTTTGCTGACTGAGCTGCAGAAAGCACTTGATGAACTAAGCAGTGACGGAACGGCGGCTGAAATTTCTACAAAGTGGTTTGGCGAGAATAAAGTACTGAACTAGATTGTTACCTTTAGGAGTCGGTTGAAGAAATGAATATCGATTATATTATCAAGATAGCCGGGCCGATGCTGGAGGGTGCGCGGACAACGGCCCTGCTGTTCCTGATTGTCATTATATTATCCATTCCGCTCGGAATGCTGGTCACACTCTTGGCCAAAAGCCGGGTTAAGCCGCTGGCCTGGATTGCGCATACCTATGTTTACGTCATGCGCGGAACACCGCTTTTGCTGCAGCTGCTATTCTTCTGTTTCGGCCTGCCGCAGATTCCGGTGATCGGACAGTATCTGGTTATGGACC encodes:
- a CDS encoding ROK family protein yields the protein MITHTTPSIKKQVYDRISYLGTVSKADLLHHFALASSSMTRLLEEMTSQGLIIASGLGSSTGGRKPVLFQTRPRYRYLLGLEISRIYSKLGLYDLHLNTLSVIRWEMDAQMTPERLTDYVENAAADFLAKEGISADQVLGIGIGAVGPLDRRKGVILEPELFPSPHWKNVPICDMLTARLGIPAKLDNGANTALIGEHWALRNDNIEHALYVHAGINIRSAMMSGGKLIRGAVDTEGAVGQMIIQTGGPRLRGIGNYGALEAFVSVPSLVDRVRAQLKSGRSSLLSPFSPDHVNFATLVDALSQGDLLVKEQFAETARYLGIGLANLINTFHPEYVILGGPLVSADPLVFNIALETAKSNIYHYPEYSPVFSHGMLTDEAVATGAAIMVLHEWEGNE
- a CDS encoding alpha-mannosidase, producing MFWTEEKLAARIAELAEYRYRETFQLEDWLVVEDKVGGNGMYPPVLEGGKTLRLGAYWSGRDVYLWLNKSVKIPAEWQGRRITGRFDFGRTGGGTNSGFEALLFVDGKPYQGVDSNHQEVFFEADAAGRTLDFTFRLWSGLEGGGKPVLQEHRIKQAELAYLDDAADNLYYTGRAVLGVSKQLTENQPEKQGLLMALDRAFNLLDWSKPGSDAFYSSVAEADDLLATQLAGMKREHPVTVTAIGHTHIDVAWLWRLTHTREKAARSFSTVLRLMKQFPEYIFLQTQPQLYEYIKHDYPELYTQIAERVAEGRWEAGGAMWLEADCNLTSGESLVRQILYGTKFFREEFGGECKYLWLPDVFGYSWALPQILRKSGIDTFMTTKISWNQYNRMPHDTFTWRGIDGSEVLTHFITTPEGPGSSASYYTYNGVIEPFSVQGIWDQYRDKNLNRELLLSYGYGDGGGGVNREMLEMRRRLERLPGIPTLKTGRADEYFESLKKTVKNTDQYVHTWDGELYLEYHRGTYTSQAYNKRMNRKLELLYREAEWLQVLLAAESGSFLQYPAEELLEGWKIILRNQFHDIIPGSSIREVYEDSRLEYMEAEKIGTQAADDAAAALISISGSAIETGYTVLNGAFFNRAGLLSLTCTDPQELVWRDADGHVLRSQRLNGEWLIEVPAIPMMGTAVITTEAAASIRAATPFTWEDSRLTTPFYILEWNSSGQLVRIYDRTASREVLAPDECGNVLQVFEDKPKNYDAWDIDLYYQEKQREITDLQTIELTENGPLAAILQLKWQYLDSCIIQRVKVYAVSRRIDFETMVDWHEQHQLLKVAFPVAVRATEATYDIQFGNVKRPTHWNTSWDYARFESVGHQWADLSERGYGVSLLNDCKYGYDIKDHVMRLSLIKSATEPDWQADQGEHQFTYALLPHIGDWVAGQTAEEAWALNNPLRAVKGSYSAGAGKSLIRTDAPGIAIDAVKLAEQGDGFIVRLHEYTGSRSTVLLGSDYTVHSWQACDLMERPLEEAVVGWEMTREFKPYEISTFLVKLKE
- a CDS encoding LysE family translocator, with the translated sequence MTVLLAMCLFSLSMSISPGPVNMTILAAGVNYGFKRSFPLVSGATIGFTFLLSAVGLGISNLVAQAPVFYEILRYAGTGYMSYIGYKIMVSRPEIEYKEEQLPRYRHGFFMQWLNPKAWIACLSGVTSFGLNSSLSLLVIFVSIYFFICYLSLAAWALLGSKLQFLTKVKNGMRTFNIIMGGSLIIVAVYLLFSHL
- a CDS encoding cellulase family glycosylhydrolase — protein: MNDKLSNSRVKGFLRAEDRSIVNEESEEIILSGWGLGNWLLPEGYMWTTDGNSRFDRPQRIEAVIRELTGSKYSEQFWNAFRNNYITREDIRIMAEQGYNSIRIPFNWRILMENEPGIAWKEEGFQLIDRCLDWCEEFKLYAFLDLHGAPGGQTGQNIDDSIDDVPRLFIDEDSWNKGIALWKQLADRYKDRWIVGGYDLLNEPIKTPGPGKDFEYLVPKLVRFYEEAIAAIRTVDKKHMLSIEGHHWATDTSIFFKKYDDNMVVHFHRYACYPEISSFYEFLEVSERLNAPLWLGETGENLNEWYTALYPLAAELNIGYNLWPWKKMDTKNSPYSVNLPEGWDQIMEYTRGGIHPGYEQACRIFDQYLENMKIGNCRYNAEVTNAVFRIPGCSVRATDFDELPGKGVAYSGLRTEGNHYNYRSRTGMRIVEDSKLEGLQKRFFFDILWDRFVLELQGGEFAVYTINDTTEDSSLSFVYSADQPVSVTVLQDERVLVTLDLLSSGTKQTIAPVSLSSASTSKIKIRVDSGCMLLEKIIFH
- a CDS encoding LysR substrate-binding domain-containing protein, which gives rise to MPTSSNIKAGFYYGNIAHPSIKSIKLHSFRMIVVYPNSWDVPEDGLSLEYFAEKPWIWTTQNCPFYKQSIDYFLQQDIVPERIMYVDDESLIGNLVQQEIGCSLLAEPIAMRFAEDNRLKLWKGIDLHVDLHFGYAKDKQSEPVLLEIGSIVDRIWKETLSEG
- a CDS encoding YdeI/OmpD-associated family protein, producing the protein MTNDTKNPKVEFFFSKADKWSEEFAKLRMIMLDCQLTEELKWGVPCYTFQNGNILLIHGFKEYCAVLFVKGALLRDVHGILTQQTKNVQGSRQIRFTSVTEITELEPMLKDYIYEAIEVETAGLKVEFKTTESDIPEELQSRFAELPGFQAAFEALTPGRQRAYILYFTAPKQSKTRAARVEKYTPHILDGKGLND
- a CDS encoding amino acid ABC transporter substrate-binding protein, which translates into the protein MKRRRLWVLLAAAAISVVAGCSNSGGNDGKLVIGIDDKFAPMGFRDDNNEIVGFDIDYAKAAAEKMGKEVTFQPIDWSAKESELNSGRIDMIWNGYTITDERKEKVLFTKPYLENSQVVVVLADSELAKLDDLAGKEIGLQSLSSAADALEASPLKAKIAGVSEFPDNVLALTDLKSKRLDGVVIDEVVAKYYMSKETDTYKLLDESLAPEQYGIGIKKGNEALLTELQKALDELSSDGTAAEISTKWFGENKVLN
- a CDS encoding LysR family transcriptional regulator, whose amino-acid sequence is MELYQLKTFIKIAQTGNLTEAAAQLNTSQPAVSAHLKSLEKEVGFALFHRSSKGMTITEKGSQLIVEAQNILSSIDKFQLKVNELKENQVDHIRIGVNTEGHILRIAKLIKYISECLPVPI